One stretch of Banduia mediterranea DNA includes these proteins:
- a CDS encoding efflux RND transporter periplasmic adaptor subunit: MPLIAGLQLLAGCSSDSNASVSPPAVQTAQPVEVMKITRRDLVQTLSLVGTVMPNESAQIQSEIAGVVQRIDFAEGQQVRSGEVLLKIEDSELVAQEAQAEVAYDLARITLERVRDLSKSRNASQADLDRSTAVFNSARVELALVRSRLAKTEVKAPFDGVVGARSISPGDYVNPQTGITTVDDLSPLKVAFEVPERYLHKVRAGTAFALRSDGSGSAADAATTGKVYFVSSAVNQDTRSSLVKGVLDNASDALRPGMFANIELVLDVRRQTLTVPEASILNSTQGPQIVLARARGDDYTAAFIAVELGLRSEGLVEVRASENLENQSVVTAGVGALALYPDSPLSPRPAAQAYSAISQH, encoded by the coding sequence ATGCCACTCATTGCGGGGCTCCAGCTGCTGGCCGGATGCTCCTCCGACAGCAATGCCTCGGTGTCACCACCGGCAGTCCAGACCGCACAGCCCGTTGAGGTGATGAAGATCACGCGGCGCGATCTGGTGCAGACCTTGAGCCTGGTGGGCACGGTGATGCCCAACGAGTCCGCGCAGATCCAGTCCGAGATCGCCGGCGTCGTGCAGCGGATCGACTTCGCCGAAGGCCAGCAGGTTCGCTCAGGCGAGGTCCTGCTAAAAATCGAGGACAGCGAACTGGTTGCTCAGGAAGCGCAGGCCGAGGTGGCGTACGATCTGGCGCGCATTACCCTCGAACGGGTTCGGGATCTGAGCAAGTCACGCAATGCTTCACAAGCCGATCTCGATCGCTCGACCGCGGTGTTTAACAGCGCGCGTGTAGAGCTTGCGCTGGTGCGCAGCCGCCTTGCGAAAACCGAGGTCAAGGCGCCGTTCGACGGCGTGGTCGGCGCCCGTTCGATTTCGCCGGGCGATTACGTCAACCCGCAGACCGGCATCACCACGGTGGATGACCTGAGTCCACTCAAGGTCGCATTCGAGGTGCCGGAGCGTTATCTGCACAAGGTCCGCGCAGGCACCGCCTTCGCGCTGCGTTCCGACGGCTCGGGCTCCGCTGCGGACGCAGCGACCACCGGCAAGGTGTACTTCGTCAGTTCGGCCGTGAATCAGGACACCCGATCCAGTCTGGTCAAGGGCGTGCTCGACAACGCGTCCGACGCCCTCAGGCCGGGCATGTTCGCCAATATCGAACTGGTGCTCGACGTGCGCAGACAGACACTGACGGTGCCGGAAGCATCGATCCTGAATTCGACACAGGGTCCGCAGATCGTGCTCGCGCGCGCGCGCGGTGACGACTACACCGCCGCGTTCATCGCGGTCGAGCTCGGTCTGCGCAGCGAGGGCCTGGTGGAAGTCCGGGCCAGCGAAAACCTTGAGAATCAGTCCGTCGTGACCGCGGGCGTCGGTGCTCTCGCACTGTATCCGGACAGCCCGCTGTCACCCCGCCCGGCGGCTCAGGCCTACAGCGCAATTTCGCAGCACTGA
- a CDS encoding TonB-dependent receptor domain-containing protein, with translation MLLAGITCAHAQEPAATAAEDVVMEEVVVTGTSIQRGDDAALPVTVMSREEMDLRDAGSPVDLLTSLPAVTGVPLNESTQGGAGARGDVASIAMRGLGSGSTLVLLNGRRMAAHGISANENGVPALSVNSNVMPVRGLDRVDVLRDGASSIYGSDAVAGVVNFVVDTDYVGNEIQLQGGFAEIGSGDDRRLTLTHGDYYLNDRMHWISTFDLYDRDATKSADVMGDSNKVDQAPEGFNSLTGRFFDRSSSSAYPAYRVGDSTSTRYLVPTSSGAAFSDTVPARDGEFASDYYYDFNVGYALPETTRLNWFNQVDYEVNDHLTMFGEVMLYAADSTMVRAPVSYSASSNRNIVLGIDNPWNPYGTRFNPDDPQEVTITSYRFVDNGNETVEIETRAYRFVLGGRGAINDRWNWESAATFSRSGTRDVSQNAIRESAVLDAIGSGSYNPWNYDFGVVDGQVVPTTAYVNSQDSIDPFSQDFIQTGRDILATIDARVTGDLIDTWAGPLQVAAGAEHRWDDYSLTRPQYHGLNYEGNALGLDPGDNDFMQASPVGNIVGDRTVAAGFIETVIPLVSEYNEVPGIRSLSLGASVRYEEYSDFGGTTNPKFTLDFRPVDQVMIRASYNEGFRAPSLAAINYPSRTSVGSYSDPYRQDVTGLPEDGQIQRLQTTTGNSDLKPEESKGYTLGTVVDVPWIDGLRFSVDWFKIEQENIIAAPNANQLRIDDAERLFNATQAALAAGVAYEDIDLGSGTDDYAGNALVRRAEVTDDDIANFEAYNEGRPQSEWVAPVGALVETLTPFDNLDSSLIKGYDFNITYDLPSFSWGKLRLSTDWTYLDTFKRLGGADGSSSTQLGIDGNARLRGSAALSWTNGAYAAGLSAYYIGEYADTGASISDAVYQELGQPGYVKTVDGVHYWKVDDTVTFNAFASKTFMSDSLLLDGLNLRLGVKNLTDEKPPLTSATSGYDASVYNAVAAGRVWTLRLSKSF, from the coding sequence TTGCTGCTCGCCGGAATCACCTGTGCGCATGCGCAGGAGCCGGCCGCCACCGCCGCGGAAGACGTGGTGATGGAGGAGGTCGTTGTGACCGGCACCAGCATTCAACGCGGTGACGACGCGGCCTTGCCGGTCACCGTGATGAGCCGCGAGGAAATGGACCTGCGCGACGCGGGTTCGCCCGTGGATCTGCTGACCTCGCTGCCGGCGGTCACCGGCGTGCCTTTGAACGAATCCACTCAGGGCGGCGCCGGTGCGCGCGGTGACGTGGCTTCGATCGCGATGCGCGGCCTGGGGTCCGGCAGCACGCTGGTCCTGCTCAACGGCCGCCGCATGGCGGCGCATGGTATTTCCGCGAACGAGAATGGCGTTCCTGCACTGTCAGTCAACTCGAACGTGATGCCGGTCCGCGGGCTGGATCGCGTCGACGTGCTGCGTGACGGCGCGTCTTCGATCTACGGTTCCGATGCGGTTGCCGGTGTCGTCAACTTCGTCGTCGATACCGACTATGTTGGTAACGAAATCCAGCTGCAGGGTGGCTTCGCCGAAATCGGGTCCGGCGACGACCGTCGCCTGACGCTGACCCACGGTGACTACTATCTCAATGACAGGATGCATTGGATCTCGACCTTCGATCTCTATGATCGGGACGCGACCAAGAGCGCGGACGTCATGGGCGACTCGAACAAGGTCGATCAGGCGCCCGAAGGTTTCAATTCGCTGACCGGCCGCTTTTTCGATCGCAGCTCATCAAGTGCCTATCCTGCCTACCGCGTCGGTGACTCCACGTCGACACGGTATCTGGTGCCGACGTCTTCCGGCGCGGCGTTCAGCGACACCGTTCCGGCCCGAGACGGCGAGTTCGCATCGGACTACTACTACGATTTCAACGTGGGCTATGCCTTGCCCGAGACGACGCGCCTGAACTGGTTCAACCAGGTCGACTATGAGGTCAACGACCACCTCACGATGTTCGGCGAAGTGATGCTGTATGCCGCCGATTCCACGATGGTGCGCGCGCCGGTCTCCTACAGTGCCTCGTCCAACCGCAACATCGTGCTGGGTATCGACAATCCCTGGAACCCCTACGGTACGCGCTTCAATCCCGATGATCCGCAGGAGGTGACGATCACCTCCTACCGATTCGTCGACAACGGCAACGAAACCGTCGAGATCGAAACACGTGCCTATCGCTTCGTGCTGGGAGGCCGCGGTGCGATCAATGACCGCTGGAACTGGGAATCGGCGGCGACGTTTTCTCGCTCGGGTACCCGAGACGTATCACAGAACGCCATACGCGAAAGTGCGGTGCTCGATGCGATCGGATCCGGTTCCTACAATCCCTGGAACTACGACTTCGGCGTCGTCGACGGTCAAGTGGTGCCGACGACGGCCTATGTAAACTCGCAAGACTCCATCGATCCGTTCTCTCAGGATTTCATTCAGACCGGGCGTGACATCCTCGCCACCATCGATGCCCGCGTTACGGGCGACCTGATCGACACATGGGCGGGCCCCTTGCAGGTGGCGGCAGGCGCCGAGCATCGCTGGGATGACTACTCGCTGACGCGTCCCCAGTATCACGGTCTCAACTATGAAGGTAACGCCCTGGGTCTGGATCCCGGCGACAACGATTTCATGCAGGCCTCGCCGGTCGGCAACATCGTCGGTGATCGCACTGTGGCTGCCGGTTTCATCGAGACTGTGATCCCTCTGGTTTCGGAGTACAACGAAGTTCCCGGCATCCGCAGCCTGTCACTCGGTGCATCGGTGCGCTATGAGGAGTACAGCGACTTTGGCGGGACCACCAATCCGAAGTTCACCCTGGACTTCCGTCCGGTCGATCAGGTCATGATTCGCGCCTCGTACAACGAGGGATTCCGCGCACCGAGTCTGGCCGCCATCAACTATCCGTCTCGGACCTCCGTGGGGTCCTATTCCGATCCCTACCGTCAGGATGTGACTGGTCTACCGGAGGACGGGCAGATTCAGCGTCTGCAGACCACCACCGGCAATTCCGATCTCAAGCCGGAAGAGTCCAAGGGCTACACGCTGGGTACGGTCGTGGACGTGCCGTGGATCGACGGCCTGCGCTTCTCGGTCGACTGGTTCAAGATCGAGCAGGAAAACATCATTGCCGCGCCCAACGCCAACCAGTTGCGCATCGACGATGCAGAACGTCTTTTCAATGCCACGCAGGCTGCGCTGGCGGCCGGTGTCGCCTACGAGGACATCGATCTTGGCAGCGGTACCGATGACTACGCCGGCAACGCTCTGGTTCGCCGCGCCGAGGTGACCGACGATGACATTGCCAACTTCGAGGCGTACAACGAAGGCAGGCCGCAGTCGGAATGGGTGGCCCCGGTCGGCGCCCTGGTCGAGACCCTGACGCCGTTCGACAACCTGGACTCGTCGCTGATCAAGGGCTACGACTTCAACATCACCTATGACCTGCCGTCATTCAGCTGGGGCAAGCTCAGGCTGTCCACCGACTGGACCTATCTCGACACCTTCAAGCGTCTCGGCGGAGCCGATGGGTCCTCGTCCACGCAGCTGGGTATCGATGGCAATGCGCGTCTGCGCGGTTCGGCCGCACTGAGCTGGACCAACGGCGCCTACGCTGCGGGTCTGAGCGCCTACTACATCGGTGAGTACGCGGATACCGGTGCCTCGATTTCCGATGCGGTGTACCAGGAGCTGGGCCAGCCCGGCTACGTCAAGACGGTCGACGGCGTCCACTACTGGAAGGTCGACGATACCGTCACCTTCAACGCCTTCGCGTCCAAGACCTTCATGTCCGACAGCCTGCTGCTCGACGGCCTGAACCTGCGCCTCGGCGTCAAGAACCTCACGGACGAGAAGCCGCCGCTGACGTCCGCGACGTCCGGCTACGATGCTTCGGTCTACAACGCCGTCGCAGCAGGACGGGTCTGGACACTGCGACTCAGCAAGAGCTTCTGA
- a CDS encoding CapA family protein translates to MKFRKPLRLTLSTGLLLGVVCLQASPLAHGASVDRAWKSAAGADDETVFAITGDSIINRRLSTFAAPGVEQMFGLIRGADAAFTNFETLIHGYDMPGAQQSGGTYMTSPRFVGEELAWAGFDLLGLANNHTNDFGVEGMRSTVAALAETDMVFSGVGENLAFARSPGYLDTRKGRVALISTSSSFPEAIAAGPQRKDLMGRPGLNPLRHVETYTVTQETYDTLIKLRGPVRYGMGGDDSGVLKFGGSNFVVGDEIGVSSRVDEKDLRELSASVRDARQQADWVVVSVHSHESADPADRTQPAEFLVEFAHAMIDSGADMVVGHGPHILRGIEVYKGKPIFYSMANFIFENDLVGFQPAENYEKTGLAHDALPGDYYSKRSKNDTVGFPASRKYWQSIVAEVVYTNERDLKEVRLHPVALGYGQPRTKRGQPYPAPDAEASQVIDDLVELCEPYGATVNYKNGVGILSWK, encoded by the coding sequence ATGAAATTTCGAAAACCTTTACGGCTTACTCTTTCTACCGGCTTGCTGCTCGGCGTGGTCTGTCTGCAGGCCAGCCCGCTGGCTCATGGCGCCAGCGTCGATCGCGCGTGGAAGTCCGCCGCCGGCGCCGACGATGAGACGGTGTTCGCAATCACCGGCGATTCGATCATCAACCGCCGCCTTTCGACCTTCGCAGCCCCTGGCGTCGAGCAGATGTTCGGTCTGATTCGCGGAGCCGATGCCGCGTTCACCAATTTCGAAACCCTGATCCACGGCTACGACATGCCGGGTGCCCAGCAAAGTGGCGGCACCTACATGACCTCGCCACGTTTCGTCGGCGAGGAGCTGGCCTGGGCTGGTTTCGATCTGCTCGGCCTGGCCAACAACCACACCAATGACTTTGGCGTGGAGGGCATGCGCAGCACCGTGGCCGCTCTTGCCGAGACCGACATGGTGTTTTCCGGGGTTGGTGAGAACCTGGCGTTTGCGCGCAGCCCCGGTTATCTGGATACGCGCAAGGGTCGCGTCGCGCTGATCTCCACCTCATCCTCGTTTCCGGAGGCGATTGCCGCCGGCCCGCAGCGCAAGGATCTGATGGGGCGTCCCGGACTCAACCCGCTGCGTCACGTCGAGACCTACACCGTCACCCAGGAAACCTACGACACGCTCATCAAGCTGCGCGGCCCCGTGCGTTACGGTATGGGAGGTGACGATTCGGGCGTACTGAAGTTCGGTGGCTCCAACTTCGTGGTCGGCGACGAGATCGGTGTGAGTTCCAGGGTCGACGAGAAGGATCTGCGCGAGCTGTCCGCCAGCGTGCGCGATGCACGCCAGCAGGCCGACTGGGTTGTCGTTTCCGTGCATTCGCACGAGTCGGCCGATCCGGCAGACCGGACCCAACCCGCCGAATTCCTTGTCGAGTTCGCGCACGCGATGATCGATTCGGGTGCCGACATGGTGGTCGGACACGGTCCGCACATCCTGCGTGGTATCGAGGTGTACAAGGGCAAGCCGATCTTCTACTCGATGGCCAATTTCATCTTCGAGAACGATCTTGTCGGGTTCCAGCCCGCCGAGAACTACGAGAAAACCGGCCTCGCGCACGACGCGCTGCCCGGTGACTACTACAGCAAGCGATCCAAGAACGACACCGTGGGGTTTCCGGCCAGTCGCAAGTACTGGCAGAGCATCGTGGCCGAAGTGGTCTACACCAATGAGCGCGACCTCAAGGAAGTGCGCCTGCATCCGGTCGCGCTGGGTTACGGTCAGCCGCGTACCAAGCGTGGTCAGCCATATCCGGCACCTGATGCCGAAGCCTCGCAGGTGATCGACGATCTGGTCGAACTGTGTGAACCCTACGGCGCGACCGTGAACTACAAGAACGGTGTCGGCATCCTGTCCTGGAAATAG